The genomic segment GGTTGCGCTCTCGAAAACTGCAAACGGCTGGATTATACGCGCAGCTACGCCGCGCGGCGCATGGCGGAGAAACAGGGCGCGCAAGAAGCCATTCTGACCAACACGGACGGCAATATCGCCTGCGGCGCCACCAGCAATATTTTTATCGAGGAAAACGGAACGCTCATCACCCCGCCTTTATCCGACGGTGTTTTGGCCGGCGTCACGCGCCGTAAAATCATTGAAGAGCGCGGGGCGCGGGAAGAAAGCATTTCGGTTGAGCGGCTAAAAAAGGCCGATAAAACCTTTCTAACCAATAGCCTCACGGGCCTGAGAGAAATAAGTAAAATAATATAGTTGACAAACTTATTAACGTTATGTAAACCTATGCCGGTTTTTAACGAAGGAGTAGATTTATGTCCCAAGGTCTTAAAGGTTTTCTAAAAACAGCCGCAGTGGCCGCACTCCCGCTCATTTCAGGCGCCGCACTGGCTCAGGATACGGACACAGGAATACAAAGCCGTTTTAGGCTCGTTTCGGCGGATCCCGAAACCCATTTGGCAACAATAAATGAGAGTGGAAAGGACTTTGTGACGGATTGTACAGAACTTGAAGTTCAACAAAGCTGGATAGAAAACAGTATTATCCGGGAAGCAACGGTCCCTCTATCAAATAACGAAAACAACAGACTCGCACTGTACTTAGGCCTTGGACAGTTAACCTATGAACAAGCACAAAGAAACTACCCTGAACAAATAGATAAAGATCCAGGCAATCAATTTAAATATGCCGCCCAGCTCGGAAAAGAACGAGACGTATTTATTAAAGCTCAAAAAGAAGCAGGGTGTTTCGTGCCGAAGGGAAGAACACTGACTCCAAAAGCACCTTAGATAATATCAGGCCGTCAGGAGAACGCCGGTAACCGCCGTTAATTTTGCCTGCGCCACTTCAAGGCTGCGCGCAATCCGGAGACTGGATACTTCATCCTTCGCCCGCCCCAGGTCCTCGTTCAGGTTGCGAATTTCCTGTTCGACCTCTTCTTTGTTAAGATCGGCCACATTCACGGCTTCCTCGGCCAGAACGGTGCAATTTGAAGCCGTCACATCCACAAACCCGCCGCCAATGAAAATCTTTTGGGCCTCTTTCCCCTCTTCGGACACAACCTCCATCACCCCCGGGCGAATAGAGGAGACAAGAGAGCTGTGGTTGGCCAGCACGCCGAAATCCCCCTCCGCGCCGGGAATCGTAACCCGAAACGCGCTTTCAGAAAGAAGTTTTCTCTCCGGAGAGACCAGTTCGAAATGGAATGTTTGCTGTTCCGACATGGGTATCTACGCCGCCTCTGCTGCCATTTTCTGTGCTTTGGCTTCGACTTCCTCAATCGTGCCGACCATGTAGAACGCGCTTTCCGGCAGGTGATCGTAAGCCCCGTCCACAATCGCGCGGAAACCTTTGATCGTGTCTTCAAGATTGACAAAAACGCCCGGAGAACCGGTGAAAACTTCCGCCACATGGAACGGCTGGGACAGGAAGCGCTGGATTTTCCGCGCGCGCGCCACAACCAGTTTATCGTCTTCCGAAAGCTCATCCATGCCGAGAATGGCAATAATATCCTGAAGGGCTTTGTACTGCTGAAGCGTTTTTTGAACGTCCGCAGCGCAGTTATAGTGATCCTCGCCCACAACGCGCGGATCCAGAATACGGGAGGTCGAATCCAGCGGGTCCACAGCCGGGTAAATCCCCAGCTCCGAAATCGCGCGGGACAGAACCGTCGTCGCATCCAGGTGAGAGAACGCCGTCGCCGGCGCAGGGTCCGTCAGGTCGTCTGCCGGCACATACACAGCCTGCACAGATGTAATAGACCCTTTATTGGTCGATGTAATCCGTTCCTGAAGCGCCCCCATATCCGTGGAGAGCGTCGGCTGATATCCCACAGCGGAAGGAATACGTCCCAGCAAAGCGGACACTTCCGCGCCGGCCTGCGTGAAACGGAACACATTGTCCATGAAGAACAGAACGTCCTGTCCCTCTTCGTCCCGGAAATATTCCGCCATGGTCAGACCGGAAAGCCCCACACGGGCACGCGCGCCCGGCGGTTCGTTCATCTGACCGTAAACCAGCGCCGCTTTGGATTCTCCGTCCGTTTTAATAACGCCGGATTCAATCATTTCGTGATACAGGTCGTTTCCTTCCCGGGTCCGCTCTCCCACACCGGCGAACACAGACACACCCCCGTGCCCTTTTGCGATGTTATTGATGAGCTCCATAATCGTCACGGTCTTGCCCACACCGGCACCGCCAAAGAGACCGATCTTACCCCCCTTGGCGTAAGGACACAGAAGGTCAACCACCTTAATCCCCGTCACAAGCTGCTCTGTCTCTGTGGCCTGTTCCACAAATTCCGGTGCGCTGCGGTGAATGGGGTAACGCTTTTTCGTCTTCGGCGCCGGCATTTCATCAATGGCATCACCAATCACATCAAAAATCCGGCCCAGTGTTTCAGGTCCGACAGGCACCGTAATCGGCCCTCCCGTATCCGTTACTTCCTGACCGCGGACCAGACCGTCTGTCGTGTCCATCGCGATACAGCGCACCGTGTTTTCCCCCAGGTGCTGCGCGACTTCCAGAACAAGCGTCTTCCCTTCATTGGCTTCGTTCACCGTGTGCAAGGCGTTCAAAATAGCGGGAACATTTCCCTCCTTGAACTGCACGTCCACAACCGCGCCTAAAACCTGCTGAACCGTTCCGTTTTCTTGTGCCATTTTTCTCTTCTCTCTTTTTCTACTTTTTAAAATTTAAGCTCTATTTTTTTAAAACCGGCGTGACCTTCAGCCGCTATAAATCCCGCAACTTTTTCAAAACGCCGACTTTCCGCCTTTTTCCAATCTAAAAAAGCTCCGGTACTCTCTTCTCCCCAAGCCGCAGCCAAAAGCTCTTGCAATTCTTTCCCCGAAAGGCGACTTGACACCTTACTCGTTTTATTTTCAGCCATTACACCGCTTCCGCACCCGAGATAATCTCGATGAGTTCCTTCGTGATGTAAGCCTGCCGCGCACGGTTGTACCGGATGGAAAGCTTGTCAATCATATCCCCGGCATTGCGCGTGGCATTATCCATCGCCGTCATCCGGGCCGCCTGCTCCCCGGCCGCGCTATCCAGAATCGCCCGGAAAATCTGCACGCCCAGATTGCGCGGCAACAAAAGCCCTAAAATCTCATTTTCTTCCGGCTCAAAGTCATAAGGACAAAGCGAAGCGGACGCTTCTTCCGGTTCATTGTCATTCGCTTCCTCAGGCTCTGCCGCCTTAAAAGGTATGAGCTGCTGCGCGGAAGGCTCCTGCGTGAGAACACTGCGAAACTTGTTATAAAGGAGCGTGCAGACATCGAACGCGCCTTTTTCAAAAAGCTCCTGCGTGACCCGCGCGACACCGCTGACCTCCGCAAAGGACACGCCTTTTTTCCCGGCAATCCCGACAAAGCTTTCCAGGATTTTATCGCCATGGTCGCGCTTTAAAAGATCGCGCGCCTTTCGCCCCACACAGATAAGCTTGACGGTTTTTCCTTCCGCTTCAAGCGCTTTGATCTGCTGGCGCGCTTTGCGAACGAGGTTCCCGTTAAACCCGCCGCAAAGACCACGGTCGGATGTCACGACAATCAAAAGATGGGTCTGATCCGCGCCGGTGCCGGTCAAAAGCCTGGGCGAAACATCCGTGATCGTCACGCCTTCCGTCATACGCGCCACCATACCCAGCATCGCCTGCGCGTAGGGCTGGGAAGCTTCGGCCTGTTCCTGCGCCTTTTTCAGCTTGGACGCCGCGACCATTTTCATCGCAGACGTAATCTTCCGCGTGGATTTCACGGAAGATATACGGTCTCTATATTCCTTAAGACTGGGCATTAAGGTCTAATATCCTTTTATCAGGCAGCTTGTTTAACGTTGGCAGAAAAACCGTTGGTGAATTTTTCCAGGAAAGCTTTCATTTTAGCTTCCAGCGCGTCATCCAGTTTTTGCTGCTTTTTGATTGTCTCCAGAATGTCTTTGCCGTTGGCGCGAACATCTTCCAGCAAGCGCTGTTCATACTCGCTCACCGAAGAAACCGGCACACCGTCCAAAAACCCTTTGGTACCGGCAAAAATCACAAAGACCTGCTCTTCCACCGCCAAAGGAGAGAACTGCGGCTGCTTCAAAAGCTGGGTCAGGCGGGCGCCGCGCGCCAGCAATTTCTGCGTCGAGGCGTCAAGATCCGACGCAAACTGCGCGAAGGCTTCCATCTCGCGATATTGCGCAAGTTCCAGTTTGATAGACCCCGCCACCTGTTTCATGGCCTTGATCTGCGCGGAAGACCCCACCCGTGACACAGACAGCCCCACATTGATGGCCGGACGAATCCCTTTAAAGAACAGGTCCGTTTCCAGGAAGATCTGGCCGTCCGTAATCGAAATCACGTTTGTCGGAATGTAGGCAGACACGTCCCCGGCCTGCGTTTCAATAATCGGCAACGCCGTCATCGACCCGCTGCCACGACCTTCTCCCAATTTACACGCCCGTTCCAAAAGGCGGGAGTGAATGTAAAACACGTCACCCGGATAGGCTTCCCGGCCCGGCGGACGCCGCAAAAGCAAGGACATCTGGCGATACGCCACCGCCTGCTTGGACAAATCGTCATAAATAATCAAAGAATGCAGACCGTTATTCAGGAACCACTCTCCAATAGACGCCCCGCAATAAGGCGCCAGAAACTGCATCGGCGCAGGATCGGAAGCAGTTGCAGCCACCACCACGGAATATTCCATGGCGCCCTGCTCTTCCAGTTCCTTCACCAGTTGTGCCACGGTCGAGCGTTTTTGTCCGATCGCCACATAGACGCAGTAAAGGTGTTTTTTCTCGTCCTTGTCGGCATTAACGGTTTTTTGATTGATAATGGCATCGATCGCCACCGCCGTTTTACCGGTCTGGCGGTCCCCGATAATCAACTCCCGCTGCCCCCGGCCAACCGGCACCAGCGCATCAATAGCTTTAAGGCCGGACTGC from the Rhodospirillales bacterium genome contains:
- the atpC gene encoding ATP synthase F1 subunit epsilon, whose product is MSEQQTFHFELVSPERKLLSESAFRVTIPGAEGDFGVLANHSSLVSSIRPGVMEVVSEEGKEAQKIFIGGGFVDVTASNCTVLAEEAVNVADLNKEEVEQEIRNLNEDLGRAKDEVSSLRIARSLEVAQAKLTAVTGVLLTA
- the atpD gene encoding F0F1 ATP synthase subunit beta gives rise to the protein MAQENGTVQQVLGAVVDVQFKEGNVPAILNALHTVNEANEGKTLVLEVAQHLGENTVRCIAMDTTDGLVRGQEVTDTGGPITVPVGPETLGRIFDVIGDAIDEMPAPKTKKRYPIHRSAPEFVEQATETEQLVTGIKVVDLLCPYAKGGKIGLFGGAGVGKTVTIMELINNIAKGHGGVSVFAGVGERTREGNDLYHEMIESGVIKTDGESKAALVYGQMNEPPGARARVGLSGLTMAEYFRDEEGQDVLFFMDNVFRFTQAGAEVSALLGRIPSAVGYQPTLSTDMGALQERITSTNKGSITSVQAVYVPADDLTDPAPATAFSHLDATTVLSRAISELGIYPAVDPLDSTSRILDPRVVGEDHYNCAADVQKTLQQYKALQDIIAILGMDELSEDDKLVVARARKIQRFLSQPFHVAEVFTGSPGVFVNLEDTIKGFRAIVDGAYDHLPESAFYMVGTIEEVEAKAQKMAAEAA
- a CDS encoding F0F1 ATP synthase subunit gamma, with the protein product MPSLKEYRDRISSVKSTRKITSAMKMVAASKLKKAQEQAEASQPYAQAMLGMVARMTEGVTITDVSPRLLTGTGADQTHLLIVVTSDRGLCGGFNGNLVRKARQQIKALEAEGKTVKLICVGRKARDLLKRDHGDKILESFVGIAGKKGVSFAEVSGVARVTQELFEKGAFDVCTLLYNKFRSVLTQEPSAQQLIPFKAAEPEEANDNEPEEASASLCPYDFEPEENEILGLLLPRNLGVQIFRAILDSAAGEQAARMTAMDNATRNAGDMIDKLSIRYNRARQAYITKELIEIISGAEAV
- the atpA gene encoding F0F1 ATP synthase subunit alpha, translated to MEIRAAEISEILKKQIADFGAQADIAEIGQVLSVGDGVARVYGLDQVRAGEMVEFPGGIKGMALNLELDNVGIVIFGDDRDIKEGDIVRRTGEIVEVPVGKELLGRVVDALGNPIDGKGPLKNKESSRIEVKAPGIIPRKSVHEPMQSGLKAIDALVPVGRGQRELIIGDRQTGKTAVAIDAIINQKTVNADKDEKKHLYCVYVAIGQKRSTVAQLVKELEEQGAMEYSVVVAATASDPAPMQFLAPYCGASIGEWFLNNGLHSLIIYDDLSKQAVAYRQMSLLLRRPPGREAYPGDVFYIHSRLLERACKLGEGRGSGSMTALPIIETQAGDVSAYIPTNVISITDGQIFLETDLFFKGIRPAINVGLSVSRVGSSAQIKAMKQVAGSIKLELAQYREMEAFAQFASDLDASTQKLLARGARLTQLLKQPQFSPLAVEEQVFVIFAGTKGFLDGVPVSSVSEYEQRLLEDVRANGKDILETIKKQQKLDDALEAKMKAFLEKFTNGFSANVKQAA